Part of the Spiroplasma endosymbiont of Poecilobothrus nobilitatus genome is shown below.
ATGTCAAAAGTAAAAAAACAACCTAAAATTGAAGCATTACAAAATGTTGATATTACATTCACAGATGTGTCTTATGTTTATGCTCCTAAAACACCTTATGAATATACTTCCTTGCAAGATATTAATGTTGTTATTAAACCTGGGAAAATTACTGCTATTATTGGATCAACAGGAAGTGGCAAATCAACCTTAATTCAACATATCAATGGTTTATTAATTCCAACCACAGGAGTTGTTGATGCAAATGGTTTTATTATTAAAGCAAAACAAAAACGAATTAAAAATATTAAACAATTACGAAAATCAATTGGCTTAGTGTTCCAGTTTCCAGAATATCAATTATTTGAAGAAACAATTGAAAAAGATATTATGTTTGGTCCAGTTCACTTGGGTGAAAGTAAAGAAGTTGCTCGAGAAAATGCTAAAAAATACTTAGAAATGGTTGGTTTACCATTAAATTATTTAGAGCGTTCACCGTTTGATTTATCAGGAGGGCAAAAACGCCGGGTTGCGATTGCAGGAATTTTAGCAATGGAGGGTAATACTCTAATTTTAGATGAACCAACCGCTGGGTTAGATCCTGAAGGTGAAGAGGATTTTATTAAGTTATTTCAACGGATTAATAAGGAACAAAATAAACGGATTATTTTAGTAACGCATAATATGGACCATGTTTTAGAAAATGCTGATGAAGTTATCGCTTTAAAAGAAGGCCGAATTTTAAAAGTTGGAACACCATTTGAAATTTTTAAGGATAAAAATTTATTACAAGAATTATTAATTGAACCACCAAAAATTTATCATTTGATTTATCAATTGCAAGAAAAAGGTCTTGATTTAACAAATGTTAATATTCGTAATATTGACCAATTAGCAAAAGAAATTATTCAACATAAAGAACAAAAAAGAAAGGGATAAAAGAGATGCGCTTATCATTTGGACGTTATATTGCTTATAATTCCCCAATTCATAGAATGGATCCGCGGGTAAAATTATTTATGTTGTTATCATTAATGATATCAATCTTTTTTTCAACTGGTTTTACCGGTTATGCCATTTTAGGAATAACAATTTTTAGTTTGTTCTTTTTAGCGAAATTACCGCCAAGGTTATTACGAGCATTACTAAAACCAATCTTATTTATGTTTATTATTTTGTTGTTAATTAATTGCTTTTTAGTTACGGATGGTTATATTGGATGACATTGAGGTGGAAAAGCAACAGCAACAGGGCCTGTTGCTGCGGGAGGAAAAAGTTGATTTGCTTTTTCTGAAAAAGCTATTTTTAATGCCCTTTATATGGCATGCCGGATTTATTTAATGATTTTAATTACAACAATTTTAACGGCAACAACGCGCCCATTAGATTTAACTTTAGCATTAGAAGATTTATTAAGTCCATTAAAACTAGTTCGCTTTCCAGTTCATATTTTATCAACAATTATTTCAATTTCCTTACGAATGATTCCAACTTTAATTGAAGAAGCAGGACGGATTATGAAAGCGCAATCCTCACGTGGGGTTGATTTTAAAAATGGCCATTTTAAAGATAAAATTAAGTCAACAACAGCTTTAATTATTCCGTTATTAGTATCAGCATTTCAAAAAGCTGAAGATTTAGCATATGCAATGGATGCTCGTGGTTATGACCCCCATGCCAAACGAACACGTTATCGTCATTATCGGATTCATTTTTCTGATGTGTTATTATTTATTTTTGGGGTTGGAATTGCTAGCATTATTATTGCTCAATCAGTAACAATGGGACAATATGAAACCTTTTATGAAGTTTGACATTGAGATAACAATTCTAATAGATGAATATTTGGCAAAATTAAAACAGGATTTTTACAAATTCGGATTCCACATATTGATGAATTTGTTTTAGAATGATAATGTTATATTTATTATTAAGTATTGAATATGATGGTTATGATTATAGCGGCTGAGTTAAACAAAAAAATGCTCGAACAATTCAAGGCGAATTGGAGAAAGCATTTTTTGGTATTTGTCATCAAAAAATTTGAACTTTAGGAGCTAGTAAAACGGATGCTGGTGTGCACGCTTGTGATCAAAAGGTATTAGTAAAACTACCATTCCAACCACGACATTTAGCTTTTTTTATTAAAACCGTTAGTCAAACTTTACCACCAAATATTAATATTAAAGGATATCAGCTTGTAGCCGAAAATTTTAGTGTTCGAACTGCAAAAGTAAAAGAATATGTTTATACAATTAATGATCAAGAGTATGATCTTTTTAACCACCGTTATGAACTTAAAGTTAATGCACCATTAAATGTTAGAAAGTTACATCAAATTAGTCAAATTTTTGTTGGAACACACAATTTTACTTATTTTGCAGGGATTAAACCAACCGAGGATATTGCAACAGCACGAACAATTAACAAAATTTGGGTTAAACGAAACAAAGCAAAAAAAATTGAAATTCATTTCATGGGAAAAAGTTTTATTCGTTATCAAATTCGAATGTTGACACAAAATATTTTAGCTTGTTATGCTGGCAAAGTTAGTTTAAATGAATTACAAGCACAATTAAACTGCCCCCCTAAAGGAACAATAACAAAATATTGTGCAAAACCATATGGTTTATGTTTGAAAAAAATTAAATATTAACATAATTTTAATTAGTATGCTTTTTTTTAAAAAATAAATGTGATACTATATATTATTTTGCTTTTTTATGGTATAATTTATAATAACAAGTATGGGTAGAAAATAGGGCAAAATGAGGTGCAAAAATGAATAATAGTTTTTATATTTTACCAAATGAAGAAGGATATTTAGTAAAGTCACATGATACTAATAGCGAAATTGCGCTATTTAGAAGTCGTCGTGATGCAGAAGTGTTTATTAGCACTTTAACATTATCACCAACCCCTTCATTTTCAAATAATTATTCATCAGGAACTTCAATTCCCCAATATTCATCGCAACCTCAGCAAATTATTACGCCATATCCGACGAATGGTGCTTCACCACAAGTTTTTTTTATTCAACAACCAGCTCCAGCACAACAAGTAGCCCCATCGCCATATCCATTTTATTCGATGATGCCACCAACTTCGCAAATGGGAGGAATGTGTCATGGTATGTATCTAAATTATTATGGGCCACAAAATAATCCTTATGGACCATGAGGTTGTACTTGTGGGCAAAATAATTCAGATTATAATGAACATTTTGAAAAAAATCCTCACATTAAAAATAATGAAGGTTTAAAACCAAGTTGAAATAATGACAGCAATGATTTGCGCATAAAAAAAAATAATCAATTAAAAGATGATACATTTCCTTGAATACAGAAAAATGATGAATATTCAAATAATGGGTATGAAGAACAACTAGTTCAATCTCCTGTTAAAGAATATAATCCTGAAACAGTTATTAATCAAGGCCAAAATAATCCGGTTTCAACTGATGAAA
Proteins encoded:
- the truA gene encoding tRNA pseudouridine(38-40) synthase TruA; this translates as MIMLYLLLSIEYDGYDYSGWVKQKNARTIQGELEKAFFGICHQKIWTLGASKTDAGVHACDQKVLVKLPFQPRHLAFFIKTVSQTLPPNINIKGYQLVAENFSVRTAKVKEYVYTINDQEYDLFNHRYELKVNAPLNVRKLHQISQIFVGTHNFTYFAGIKPTEDIATARTINKIWVKRNKAKKIEIHFMGKSFIRYQIRMLTQNILACYAGKVSLNELQAQLNCPPKGTITKYCAKPYGLCLKKIKY
- a CDS encoding energy-coupling factor transporter ATPase, which translates into the protein MSKVKKQPKIEALQNVDITFTDVSYVYAPKTPYEYTSLQDINVVIKPGKITAIIGSTGSGKSTLIQHINGLLIPTTGVVDANGFIIKAKQKRIKNIKQLRKSIGLVFQFPEYQLFEETIEKDIMFGPVHLGESKEVARENAKKYLEMVGLPLNYLERSPFDLSGGQKRRVAIAGILAMEGNTLILDEPTAGLDPEGEEDFIKLFQRINKEQNKRIILVTHNMDHVLENADEVIALKEGRILKVGTPFEIFKDKNLLQELLIEPPKIYHLIYQLQEKGLDLTNVNIRNIDQLAKEIIQHKEQKRKG
- a CDS encoding energy-coupling factor transporter transmembrane component T; this translates as MRLSFGRYIAYNSPIHRMDPRVKLFMLLSLMISIFFSTGFTGYAILGITIFSLFFLAKLPPRLLRALLKPILFMFIILLLINCFLVTDGYIGWHWGGKATATGPVAAGGKSWFAFSEKAIFNALYMACRIYLMILITTILTATTRPLDLTLALEDLLSPLKLVRFPVHILSTIISISLRMIPTLIEEAGRIMKAQSSRGVDFKNGHFKDKIKSTTALIIPLLVSAFQKAEDLAYAMDARGYDPHAKRTRYRHYRIHFSDVLLFIFGVGIASIIIAQSVTMGQYETFYEVWHWDNNSNRWIFGKIKTGFLQIRIPHIDEFVLEW